In Muribaculum gordoncarteri, the genomic window CAATACTCTCATCGTAGTGCTGACCGTAGTAGAGAAGTACTGAATAGCGCACCTCATCCTCGGTAAAGTGGTTGGGGTTGTTGATGTAGTCGCCATAAGCCGATGCAGCCTTTGCCCACTGGTCGTTCTGATAGTACTTCTCAGCGAGTTCGCGCTGACCGAGAGCTGAATTGGGGCTTTCCTTAAGAAGCTCCTGCAGCTTTGCGATAGCATATTCGGGGTTCACGTTGAAGTAAGCGTTGGCATACTTAACGTAAGCCTCGGGCAGACCCTTTGAATAAAGGATAGCGTTCTCGTAGTTTCCGGCAGCGTCACCCCACTCCTTCTCGGCAGCCTTCATGTCACCGCGAAGAACGAAGATGTCGGGTTCCTGCTTGTTGGCCTTGTAAGCCTGCTCAAGATTCTTGTCGATTTCCTTGGCATACTTAACGGGGTCGGTGTTGAAGTAAGCGCGAGCGATGGCAACCATCACCTTGGCATTCTTCTTGTTGATTTTGCGAGCCTCATCAAAGTAATTTGATGCAGCCTTTGCGTCACCGCCCATAAGTGCGAGTTCACCAAGACCTACCTTGTTGAAGGCGTTGTTGGGATCAGCGGCAAGGCCCTTTTCAAAGTCAGACTTTGCTGCGGTCAAATCCTTGTCATGAACGGCGATTGCACCAAGATAGTAGTAGGCAACAGCCTTGTCGGTAGAAGCATCGTTAAGATTACGCTCAAGAAGAGTCTTGGCGTTTTCGTACTGTCCGGCCTTGAAGTATTCAACTCCGTCCTTGTAACCTTGCTGCGCCGATACGCTTAAAGCCCCTGCAACTAACAGGGATAACAAAAGTTTGATTTTCATCGTTTTAATAAATCTGTTTTGTTGTTATTTCAGTTATTATAATATTATGAGCTTTGTATTGTTTCAAATAATTCTAATTCAAATTCACCATACGCGGTTGTACCCGAGCCGGCAATATACCTGTGCGCTGAATTATCTTCTGGCCTATTGTGCCGGTTACGAATGAATAAAAACCGTGGGAAAGACTGCCATTGGCCGATGTCGTAATCATGTAGATCGAGCGATATAGCGGATAGCGTCCGTCGTAGATGTAACCCTGATAGGGCTTATAGGCTTCGATGCTGTCGTCGCGGCGCACTTTAAGAACCTTGATTGAAGTGTCAAACTCGGCCACCGTGGTGTCCTGACGCTCAAGCGACTTTATGCGCTCCTCGCGAGGGAGGTCACGTGTGCGCATGTCGGCGCTGATCCAGCTTACTCCTATTATACCGAGCGCACTCTTGCGCTGCTGAACCTGAGCAAACACCTCCTGATTGGAATTCTGTGCGTAGACATTGGGCGAGAATTTGCGACCGTTCATCAGCGAATCACGCATATACTGCACGGTGCTCGAGCCTTCGTTGTCAAACACTACCTGAATCTCACCAAGCTTGCTGGGCTCGATTTGATCCCATCGCGTGATTTCGCCCGACAGAATTTCGCCGATCTCCTTTTCCGAAAGTATCTCAACGGGATTTCCGGGGTTTACTATAAGGGCGATGGCATCTACCGCTATGCGATTGGAGCGCACGAGCTTCTTCTCGCTCTTGAGGTAGGCCTTCTCCTTCTCGGTAAGGTCACGTGCTATCACAATGGTCTTGGTGCGGAAATCAAGAAGAGAGTCTATGCACGCTTTTTCGGAAACGTAATAGGGGATGATGTTGGCATTGCCTTTGGTGGTGTACTCAAACACATCAATCTCCTGATTCATTATGTTTTCAAAGCTGTCGTCACACACTATTGTCGCCAGTCCCGAAGTACTGGTGTTGGTCGGGGCCTTACGGCAGGAGCCAAGTCCGAGCAGTGACGCGCTTAATAATGCTATGGCTATTTTCAGTTTCACGTTATTCAGGATTAATTATTACTTACTATTCAGGATCGCCGACATTACGGTCGATGCCCTTGAATTGCCGATAGGCTCTCCAAAGTCCGTAAACGATGAAAAGACATCCGCCAACCCAACGAAGCCATTGCCAGCCGTTGTCCATCCAGTTGAAATAGTTGATTAACAACAAAATACCCATTCCTACGTATATTATTATCATAATAATACCGAAAATGGTGCGAGCGGTCTTTCCGCCATTGTTTCCTGTTCCTTCGTTGCTCATAACAAAAAGTTTTTAGTGTTTAAATGATGCGGCATACGCTTGAACGAATGCCTATATCATACTAACACCCGGCTTAGTTAATAGTTCGTAAACAAACGATTGCACAAAGCCTGCAATATAATTTCCGGCCTGAGAGGAGCATCGTGACAATACTCTTTCACCGACCAAAATTTTAGGTTTGTAAAGTTAAATAAAAAATCTCAATTTAGTAATCATGGGTTAACATATTAATTACAATTAACACGCAGATTCCTCTTTTTTCATCGATTTTAGGTACTTTTGTAATAGAAACAAGATTCAGAAGCACAAAAATGCAAGCACCACTGGCCGAGCGGCTACGACCGCGCACAATCGAAGAATACATAGGACAAACTCATCTGGTAGGCGACGGTTCCATACTGCGACGCATGATCGACACCGGTCATGTGGCATCGTTCATCCTGTGGGGTCCTCCCGGAGTGGGCAAGACCACGCTTGCACGCATAATAGCCAACACCACCGAGTCGCCGTTCTATACACTGAGTGCGGTTCACTCGGGAGTAAAGGAGGTGAGAGAGGTGCTTGAACAGTGCAAAGCCGACGCCCGAAGCATATTCTCAAAAGGGCGCCCCATACTGTTTATCGATGAAATCCATCGCTTCAACAAGTCGCAGCAGGACAGCCTGCTCGGTGCTGTCGAGAACGGAACCGTGACATTGATAGGAGCCACTACCGAAAATCCCTCATTTGAAGTGATTCGCCCGCTATTGTCACGCGCCCAGGTATATGTGCTTAAGCCTCTCGAAGAGGAGCAGCTGCAAGAGCTGCTTCAACGCGCCATAACCACCGATGAAATCCTGAAAAAGCGTGACATCAGGGTCGAGAGCACCACGGCCCTATTCAGATTCTCGGGAGGTGACGCACGCAAATTGCTCAACATCCTCGACCTGCTGGACCAATCAACACCCCAATCCGAACCTATTGTAATAAACGACGAGGTGGTCACCAACCGACTGCAGGAGAATCCCGCCGCATACGACAAAAGCGGCGAGATGCACTACGACATCATTTCGGCATTCATCAAGAGCATCCGCGGCAGCGACCCCGATGCGGCAGTCTACTGGCTCGCGCGGCTCATAGCCGGAGGCGAGGATCCCAAATTCATAGCCCGCCGACTCGTAATACTGGCCGCCGAGGACATAGGCCTCGCCAACCCCAACGCGCTTCTGCTCGCCAACGCCACATTCGACACCATCCACAAAATCGGTTGGCCCGAGGGGCGGATTCCGCTGTCGGAATGTGCCATATACCTTGCCACATCGCCCAAGAGCAACTCGGCCTACATGGCCATCGATGCAGCATTGAGTCTTGTCGAGAAGACAGGCAACCTGCCCGTGCCGTTGCATCTGCGCAACGCGCCCACCAAACTGATGAAAGAGCTCGACTACGGCAAAAACTACAAGTATGCCCACGACTATCCGGGCAACTTCGTGCGACAGGAGTTCATGCCCGAAGAACTCGGACATCCATCGCTATGGAAACCCGGTGAAAATCAGTCGGAAGCAAAGCTGCGCGCACTACAGGAGAACCGCTGGGGCAAAAAAAATTGACATTTTCTGTCACATTTTTCCTCATTCATTCGTCTATAATATGTATTCATCGATGACGCCCTCCAAGAGGAGAGCATCACCGCTGCTTAAACCATAAAAATACCGACGAGCAACTACCAATGGACTCTACGACTTTCAAAAAAATGATATTGCCACACTACGAGGAGATGTATCGGGTGGCCTATATCATCCTTGAAGATCGACATGATGCCTTTGACGCAGTGCAGGAAGCAGTGGTGAAGTTGTGGACGAAGCGCGAAGAACTTGAAGGAATCCAGTCGGCCAAGGGTTTCTGCATGACGACAATAAAGCGACAATGCATCGACATGACAAGGACGCGCTATCGCCGTAACGAGCCTCTTGACATCGCGTTGGAAAACGACGAAGCCGATGACGACCTCGTCAAGCGCATCGACCAGCGCGACACGCTGGAAAAGGTGACGCAGCTGATGGATACACTGCCGGCCATCCAACGCGAGGCTTTGAGGCTGAGAGCCTACTCCGACTGCTCAGTAAAGGAGATTTCGGAGTTGCTCGGAATAACCACCGACAACACAAGGACTCTGCTGTCGAGAGCCAGGCGACAACTTAAAGAACTATACAAACATCTCATAAGATGAACGAGGAAATATATCAAATAAAACAACTGCTAAACCTCTATTACTCGGGGCTTTCGTCGCAAATCGACGAAAAATGCCTTGACCGCTACTTCGCCGACATGAAATCGGTGCCCGAAGAGCTTATTGTCGACCGCGACCTCTACATCGCTTCAAGAAAGCGTCCCCACATAGAGGTGCCCGAAGATCTTGGTCCGCAGCTCGGATTGCTAATCGATCATCTCGAGCGCCAGGAGCATACCCACAACCGAGGCCGCCGCTGGATCACAACCGGAAGCGTAGCTGCCGGAGTGGCTATAGTAATTTCGCTGGCGACATTCTTCTTTTTCGGTTCGGAGAGCAATCCCTATGAGATAACCGACCCTCAGATTGCATCGTTTGAAACCGAAAAGGCGCTCCTTGAGGTGTCGGCAAGCCTGAAAAGAGCCGACAAGCAGATGGCACTTGTAAATGATGAGATAACCAAAATAGGTATATTGTACAACGACTTTCTAAACGCTAACAACGATGAAGTTAAGTAACTACATATTGAACACAATGTTTGCGGCAATGCTGCTGATTCCTGCGTCACTGACGGCCCAAAACAAGACATTTGAAAATCTCGCCAAGAAAGAGAATGTAGAGTATGTCTACATTCCGCAATCGATGCTCAAGTCTATGGACGGAATGCAGTTTAACGGCTCAATCAACCTGTCGCAGGCCGTAAACAAGCTCAAAAGCGTTGAAGTACTCGCGTGTCTGGATCCCGTTACAATCGAAATGATAATACCCGCGCTTAAGGAAGATGCCGATAAGATGGAAACATTGAGCAAGGTAATCGACGAGGGCGACTCGGTCGAAATATATGCAGTGCGTAATGGAGAGCGATTCAGCGAGTTGTACATAATCAATGTGACGCGCTCCGACGCTGACAAGCACGAGCTGTCGGCCATCTACATAACTGGCGACTTTTCAGCCGACGACTTAAAGAATTTATAATCGATACTTCTACAACATAACCAGTAATAATTCAATTTACATTTTTATTAAATAAACATCCGCTTCAAAAACTCATCAGGCACATAAGCTGGCGAAGCCAATGTGCCTGAATTTTTTATACCTATGTCAGTAATAAGCCCCGTCAATGCATGAACGTGGGGGCGAGGAAGAAGAGTCCGAACGACAGTCCGAAGTTCCACTTTGTACCGGGATTATTACAATAGTTGGCATAAGCCGTGAGATGGGCAAACGGCAGTGAATAGATGGCCGCCACCTCGCCAAAGAATGCCGGATCGCTGAACCAATCGCCGTAATGCGGCGGTACACCTGCCTTTCCGCCCTTCACCCTGCGCCAGGGCATGAAGCCGTGGAACTCGCCACGCACCTGAAACATCTGGCTGATGGTCCATATCGGTTGCAAGCCCAGCGTGACATACTGCGGAGCCGATAATGCCGTGTTGAACACGCTATAGGTCGATGCCGTGGGATGAAATGCGGGAAGCATGACCATCGTAGCCGCATAGTTGTCATGGAGCTTTTGCGATGAAGCCACCACGTTGCCCTCAAAACCCATAGTGAAATTACGGCTTACGCCCCAATAGCGTTCATAACGGAATGTAAACTCACCCCACCCATTTGTGTCGCGCACCTCAAGCGAATTGTCGTTCAGCGGATAGTAGTATTCATTGCCGTAAACGCCGTCGAGCGTGGCCCTTATCAACATTCCCGATGTTGGATAGAGCACATCGTTGAGCGTATTGTAGGCATAGTGCAGCCTAATTTGTCCGAGCACATTAGTGAGCCTGTCACGGTTGTCGGCGCTTACAATCAAGTCCTTGTAGAATCGTGAGCTAAGGCGCCCCACCCCGAGGTCGAGCTCAACCTTTCCGCTGCGTCCGGCCGCCATGCCGTAACGCAATCGGGCAAAAGCCTCCGACGATGTAACCAACGTGCTTCCGCTGTCATAGAATATGCGGTCGTTGTCATACATCTTATGTCGTGAGATGACGGCCTGAAGCTTCAAGTAGGATGGGATGGCCGATTTCATCGAAAGCCTGAGGTTTAACGCGCCGGCAAGATAGTTCTGCCCCACCCATCCGTTTATATCGGAGTTAAGCGAATTGAAGCTAAGCGTATTGTAACCGGCCGATAGGAACAGCATCGAATTGGTCGACGAACTGATATAGCCGCCAACTCCCACATTGAAGTTGTTTTTTATGTCGGCACGCAGGTCGAGCGTGAATGTACCCGTGGAGTCATTCAACTCGGCATGCGGCACCAGATTTCGCAACTTGCCCGGCGAGATGGCCCTGTAATAGGCATCCTTGGCCTGAGCGAGCCCGAATGTATCGGTGCGACCGTTGGTGAACATATATTTTATGAAAGCATTCTGCGACGGAGTGGCACCGTGAACCGTTACCGAATCAAACTCCACGTAGGGGGTCTTGGACTTGAACACGGCCCTGCGCAGCTTGCGTGCTTCCGATGGAACTCGCGCCGTGACGCGGCTCTTTATCGAATCCATCATCGACATGGCATGGTCATAACCTATTTTATATATAGTGCGACAAGCCTCAAAGTCAAGAAGCGAGAACTCTTCAAGGTGGATGCGAAGCTTTATGCCCTCGTCGGCAGGAAGCGAATAGTCATTATTCTGTATTATCATGTCCTCGACCTGGCTGAAGAGGTCGTTGATATTAGGCTTGGAATCGGGCGAACTCACATCGACACCTATCATGATGTCGGGAGCGAAATCCTCGCGCATTACATCGACAGGAAAGTTGTCGTAGATGCCGCCGTCATAGACCAGCACACCGTCCATTTCGATAGGCTCAAACACTATGGGAAACGACATTGACGCACGTATGGCATCGCCGAGCGAGCCCGAGCGACACACAATCTTGTGCTTGTTGTAGACATCGGATGTCACGCACCTAAACGGAACAAACAACTTGTCGAAATCATCGCCGCACTGGGCCGAATAGGCAGCAAAGAGATTCATGAACTCAAAGTTCATAGGCAGCGGATTGATTATGCTCGACGGAAGAATCGACTTTGTAGCGGCACTGTCGCCGAGATTCACATTCACAGTAGCGAGCCGAGGCGTGGGATCATCCTTGGCATAATAGTAGACGAGCGACGGATCGATCTCGCCGGTCGACCAGTAGTGGAAGCCCTTTGATTCAATAAGTTGCATCATCTCGGCGGGCGTATATCCCGACGCATAAAATCCGCCGACAATCGCCCCCATCGATGTTCCGGCAATGTAATCAATGGGAATGTCGTTATCCTCAAG contains:
- a CDS encoding RNA polymerase sigma factor; its protein translation is MILPHYEEMYRVAYIILEDRHDAFDAVQEAVVKLWTKREELEGIQSAKGFCMTTIKRQCIDMTRTRYRRNEPLDIALENDEADDDLVKRIDQRDTLEKVTQLMDTLPAIQREALRLRAYSDCSVKEISELLGITTDNTRTLLSRARRQLKELYKHLIR
- a CDS encoding replication-associated recombination protein A, which gives rise to MQAPLAERLRPRTIEEYIGQTHLVGDGSILRRMIDTGHVASFILWGPPGVGKTTLARIIANTTESPFYTLSAVHSGVKEVREVLEQCKADARSIFSKGRPILFIDEIHRFNKSQQDSLLGAVENGTVTLIGATTENPSFEVIRPLLSRAQVYVLKPLEEEQLQELLQRAITTDEILKKRDIRVESTTALFRFSGGDARKLLNILDLLDQSTPQSEPIVINDEVVTNRLQENPAAYDKSGEMHYDIISAFIKSIRGSDPDAAVYWLARLIAGGEDPKFIARRLVILAAEDIGLANPNALLLANATFDTIHKIGWPEGRIPLSECAIYLATSPKSNSAYMAIDAALSLVEKTGNLPVPLHLRNAPTKLMKELDYGKNYKYAHDYPGNFVRQEFMPEELGHPSLWKPGENQSEAKLRALQENRWGKKN
- a CDS encoding PstS family phosphate ABC transporter substrate-binding protein, translating into MKLKIAIALLSASLLGLGSCRKAPTNTSTSGLATIVCDDSFENIMNQEIDVFEYTTKGNANIIPYYVSEKACIDSLLDFRTKTIVIARDLTEKEKAYLKSEKKLVRSNRIAVDAIALIVNPGNPVEILSEKEIGEILSGEITRWDQIEPSKLGEIQVVFDNEGSSTVQYMRDSLMNGRKFSPNVYAQNSNQEVFAQVQQRKSALGIIGVSWISADMRTRDLPREERIKSLERQDTTVAEFDTSIKVLKVRRDDSIEAYKPYQGYIYDGRYPLYRSIYMITTSANGSLSHGFYSFVTGTIGQKIIQRTGILPARVQPRMVNLN
- a CDS encoding tetratricopeptide repeat protein, translated to MKIKLLLSLLVAGALSVSAQQGYKDGVEYFKAGQYENAKTLLERNLNDASTDKAVAYYYLGAIAVHDKDLTAAKSDFEKGLAADPNNAFNKVGLGELALMGGDAKAASNYFDEARKINKKNAKVMVAIARAYFNTDPVKYAKEIDKNLEQAYKANKQEPDIFVLRGDMKAAEKEWGDAAGNYENAILYSKGLPEAYVKYANAYFNVNPEYAIAKLQELLKESPNSALGQRELAEKYYQNDQWAKAASAYGDYINNPNHFTEDEVRYSVLLYYGQHYDESIAIANKLLASDPNNFQLQRIAFLDKAAMKDYTAAKQLAQRFFALNDPKNKYTSNDYSTYAQVLEELGEDSLAVFEYEKALEVNPEKGDLYKALSSAYSGMKNYDKALEVFKNFIDRGDYVTNDLVILANRYQNVAATSENGSEKKQNAINNAIATIDQVIERVPDHYVPVRNKARMFLVKNDNQPSKEMADTYMQVVSMLDKDPENKTKNKDVYNEAYSQIASYYISERDVPMAKEYYEKVYELDPTNQALRDYIDKMK
- a CDS encoding DUF4252 domain-containing protein; protein product: MKLSNYILNTMFAAMLLIPASLTAQNKTFENLAKKENVEYVYIPQSMLKSMDGMQFNGSINLSQAVNKLKSVEVLACLDPVTIEMIIPALKEDADKMETLSKVIDEGDSVEIYAVRNGERFSELYIINVTRSDADKHELSAIYITGDFSADDLKNL
- a CDS encoding patatin-like phospholipase family protein, with the translated sequence MALKVKIIEKAREYVVAFGASIILLTCSGVADAQQSVGLVLSGGGAKGIAHIGVIQALEDNDIPIDYIAGTSMGAIVGGFYASGYTPAEMMQLIESKGFHYWSTGEIDPSLVYYYAKDDPTPRLATVNVNLGDSAATKSILPSSIINPLPMNFEFMNLFAAYSAQCGDDFDKLFVPFRCVTSDVYNKHKIVCRSGSLGDAIRASMSFPIVFEPIEMDGVLVYDGGIYDNFPVDVMREDFAPDIMIGVDVSSPDSKPNINDLFSQVEDMIIQNNDYSLPADEGIKLRIHLEEFSLLDFEACRTIYKIGYDHAMSMMDSIKSRVTARVPSEARKLRRAVFKSKTPYVEFDSVTVHGATPSQNAFIKYMFTNGRTDTFGLAQAKDAYYRAISPGKLRNLVPHAELNDSTGTFTLDLRADIKNNFNVGVGGYISSSTNSMLFLSAGYNTLSFNSLNSDINGWVGQNYLAGALNLRLSMKSAIPSYLKLQAVISRHKMYDNDRIFYDSGSTLVTSSEAFARLRYGMAAGRSGKVELDLGVGRLSSRFYKDLIVSADNRDRLTNVLGQIRLHYAYNTLNDVLYPTSGMLIRATLDGVYGNEYYYPLNDNSLEVRDTNGWGEFTFRYERYWGVSRNFTMGFEGNVVASSQKLHDNYAATMVMLPAFHPTASTYSVFNTALSAPQYVTLGLQPIWTISQMFQVRGEFHGFMPWRRVKGGKAGVPPHYGDWFSDPAFFGEVAAIYSLPFAHLTAYANYCNNPGTKWNFGLSFGLFFLAPTFMH